One Campylobacter concisus DNA window includes the following coding sequences:
- a CDS encoding formate hydrogenlyase complex iron-sulfur subunit produces the protein MMKLFDITEKYGKATYAYPFEPYIVPENFRGQPNYTYDLCIGCAACGIACPSNAIELKMNDEQTKLVWEFDCGRCIFCGRCDEVCPTGAVRLSDSFELAVKFDKSALIQRGELEMQTCKCCGKPFTPKRLINFTLEKLGTANLLPGRLEEAKDYLYICPECKKNQSAERLTKGIEEAIK, from the coding sequence ATGATGAAGTTATTTGACATCACAGAAAAATATGGAAAGGCGACATACGCCTATCCATTTGAGCCATATATTGTTCCTGAAAATTTCCGCGGTCAGCCAAACTATACATACGATCTTTGCATAGGTTGTGCAGCTTGCGGTATCGCTTGTCCTAGTAACGCAATAGAGCTTAAGATGAACGATGAGCAAACAAAGCTTGTTTGGGAATTTGACTGCGGACGCTGCATATTTTGCGGTCGCTGCGATGAGGTTTGCCCAACTGGAGCTGTAAGACTTAGCGATAGCTTTGAGCTTGCGGTTAAATTTGACAAGAGCGCTCTTATACAAAGAGGTGAGCTCGAGATGCAAACTTGCAAATGCTGCGGCAAGCCATTTACACCAAAAAGGCTTATAAATTTCACCCTTGAAAAGCTTGGCACAGCAAATTTACTCCCAGGCAGACTCGAAGAGGCAAAAGACTACCTTTATATCTGCCCAGAGTGCAAGAAAAATCAATCTGCTGAGAGGCTAACAAAAGGCATTGAGGAGGCTATAAAATGA
- a CDS encoding NADH-quinone oxidoreductase subunit C has product MRGDKFVEILKTKVKILEVTRQADDQITVLVDRNDLPLAVKTLYYDIGGFISTMIPNDERQINGSFALYYALSMEGSKMTEADDFAPEDKCFITVKTLIPGSDPTFPSVTPLVPACVWYEREAYDMFGLVAEGLPDKRRLVLSDDWPDGLHPLRKDAMDYRYRPDPVDHRDEPDSEFLFPTGDAVVDVPLGPLHITSDEPGHFRLFCDGDEIIDADYRLFYQHRGMEKLAENRMNYDQMGYLAERVCGICGYAHAIACIEAAEKAIKLEIPLRAQAIRVICLEIERLHSHLLNIGLACEVTGNYNAFMHIFRVREYSMELAQLVTGGRKTYGNVVMGGLRRDMTNQEIKKGIEIINKLDVQISEIWDAVMEDKRQIGRWKGVGILDRQIARDFSPVGPNMRGSGFKRDNRYDHPYDFFKQIEFEVAVEHGCDVFAREMVRYKELKSSIHIIRQCFELMPQTPIMIDPVTMIKPENFALGHDEAPRGENVHWIMQGSAQKVYRWRCRAATYNNWPSLRYQFRGNNISDAALIVCSLDPCYSCTERVTLVDVRTKKSKILTEKDLKKFCQDGGVSKKDLR; this is encoded by the coding sequence ATGAGAGGCGATAAATTTGTTGAAATCCTAAAAACTAAAGTAAAAATTTTAGAGGTAACTCGTCAAGCAGACGATCAAATCACAGTTTTGGTTGATAGAAATGATCTTCCACTAGCTGTTAAAACACTTTATTATGATATTGGCGGCTTTATAAGCACGATGATACCAAATGATGAGCGCCAGATAAATGGCAGCTTTGCTCTTTATTATGCTCTTTCAATGGAAGGTAGCAAGATGACTGAAGCGGATGATTTTGCACCTGAGGATAAGTGCTTTATTACTGTTAAAACGCTTATTCCTGGAAGCGATCCGACATTTCCATCAGTTACTCCGCTAGTGCCAGCTTGTGTTTGGTATGAAAGAGAAGCTTATGATATGTTTGGTCTTGTAGCCGAAGGTTTGCCTGATAAAAGGCGTCTAGTTTTAAGTGATGACTGGCCAGATGGACTTCATCCACTTAGAAAAGATGCGATGGATTATCGCTACCGCCCTGATCCAGTTGACCATAGAGATGAGCCTGATTCTGAGTTTTTGTTCCCAACAGGTGATGCAGTAGTTGATGTGCCACTTGGACCACTACATATTACTTCAGATGAGCCAGGTCACTTTAGACTTTTCTGTGACGGCGACGAGATTATCGACGCTGACTACCGCCTCTTTTATCAACACCGCGGTATGGAAAAGCTAGCTGAAAATAGAATGAACTATGATCAGATGGGCTATCTTGCAGAGCGTGTTTGTGGAATTTGTGGTTATGCTCACGCTATCGCTTGTATCGAAGCAGCAGAAAAAGCTATCAAGCTTGAAATTCCACTAAGAGCTCAAGCTATACGCGTCATCTGTCTTGAGATCGAGCGTCTTCACAGCCACCTTTTAAATATTGGTCTAGCTTGTGAGGTCACTGGTAACTACAACGCTTTCATGCATATCTTTAGAGTTCGTGAGTACTCTATGGAGCTAGCTCAGCTTGTAACTGGTGGACGTAAAACATACGGCAACGTCGTTATGGGCGGCTTAAGACGTGATATGACAAACCAAGAGATCAAAAAAGGCATCGAGATCATTAACAAACTTGACGTTCAAATTTCAGAAATTTGGGACGCAGTTATGGAGGATAAACGCCAAATCGGACGCTGGAAAGGTGTGGGTATCTTAGACCGCCAAATAGCACGTGACTTTAGCCCAGTTGGTCCAAATATGAGAGGCTCTGGCTTTAAACGTGATAACCGCTACGATCACCCATACGACTTTTTTAAACAGATAGAATTTGAAGTAGCAGTTGAGCATGGTTGCGACGTTTTTGCTCGCGAGATGGTTAGATATAAAGAGCTAAAAAGCTCTATCCACATCATCCGCCAGTGCTTTGAGCTAATGCCTCAAACTCCGATCATGATCGATCCTGTCACTATGATCAAACCTGAAAATTTTGCACTTGGTCATGATGAAGCACCACGTGGCGAGAATGTTCACTGGATCATGCAAGGCAGCGCTCAAAAAGTATATCGCTGGAGATGCAGAGCAGCAACATACAACAACTGGCCAAGCCTAAGATATCAATTCAGAGGGAATAACATAAGTGACGCTGCGCTTATCGTTTGCTCACTTGACCCTTGCTACTCATGTACAGAGCGTGTTACTTTGGTTGATGTAAGGACTAAAAAAAGTAAAATTTTAACAGAAAAAGACCTTAAAAAATTCTGTCAAGATGGCGGGGTTAGTAAGAAGGATTTAAGATGA
- a CDS encoding hydrogenase 4 subunit F — MDSLALILILPLLGALVLFLSPKNYAVLSGLHVLFSAATSVALLNNVLKVLSSGTFYSFDKFLFLDSLGCVFLVLIAVTGFIVNFYSIHYMRWELEDGHIHLSDLKKYYALSHVFIFTMTLSVICNNVAFMWAAIEATTLASVFLVAIHKDQKSTESGYKYIVLCSIGLAFALYATVLLYSATFSTLGDGEASMLFSSIMANAKNLNPDAAKLIFVFALIGFGTKAGLAPTHTWLPDVHAEGPAPISALLSGVLLKCAMLALLRYYAITAQAVGFSFVEGIMIVSGTITLFVAGFFLIRQHNVKRMFAYHSIVHMGVIAFALGVGGKFGLFAAIFHCLAHSFTKALAFCSTGNIARIYGHKDMSKMGGMVKIAPITTIMFGAAVCSLVGVPAFAIFVSEYNVFVGAITSGQYIAVVLFAIALAVIFIADFAHFNMASFGEPKGVVVHNKEMSLLENLPLIALCALIIIFGVWHVDSFYTLVDNGVNIMMGALK, encoded by the coding sequence ATGGATAGTTTAGCTTTAATACTTATCTTACCGCTCCTTGGTGCTTTGGTCTTGTTTTTGAGTCCTAAAAATTATGCCGTATTAAGCGGACTTCACGTTTTGTTTTCTGCTGCGACATCGGTGGCTTTACTTAACAATGTTCTTAAAGTCTTAAGTAGCGGAACTTTTTATAGTTTTGATAAATTTTTATTTTTAGATAGCTTGGGCTGTGTTTTCTTGGTGCTTATCGCTGTAACTGGATTTATAGTAAATTTCTACTCTATCCACTACATGAGATGGGAACTTGAAGACGGACACATCCACTTAAGTGATCTTAAAAAATATTATGCATTAAGCCATGTATTTATCTTTACAATGACTTTAAGCGTTATTTGCAACAACGTTGCGTTTATGTGGGCAGCTATCGAGGCAACAACTCTTGCTTCAGTATTTTTGGTCGCTATCCACAAAGACCAAAAATCAACAGAAAGTGGCTATAAATACATCGTTCTTTGCTCAATCGGTCTAGCATTTGCACTTTATGCGACTGTTCTTTTATATTCAGCCACATTTAGTACTCTAGGAGATGGCGAAGCTTCTATGCTATTTTCAAGCATAATGGCAAACGCTAAAAATTTAAACCCAGATGCAGCAAAGCTTATCTTTGTATTTGCTCTAATTGGTTTTGGTACAAAAGCTGGTCTTGCTCCAACTCACACTTGGCTACCAGACGTTCATGCTGAAGGTCCAGCGCCTATCTCAGCTTTGCTATCAGGCGTACTTTTAAAATGTGCGATGCTAGCACTTTTAAGATACTACGCTATCACAGCTCAAGCTGTTGGATTTAGCTTTGTTGAGGGCATAATGATCGTTTCAGGAACTATCACTCTTTTTGTAGCAGGATTTTTCCTAATCAGACAACACAACGTAAAAAGAATGTTTGCATACCACTCAATCGTTCATATGGGTGTTATCGCATTTGCACTTGGTGTTGGCGGTAAATTTGGTCTATTTGCAGCGATATTTCACTGCTTAGCTCACAGCTTTACTAAAGCTTTGGCATTTTGCTCAACAGGCAACATAGCAAGAATTTACGGCCACAAAGATATGAGTAAGATGGGCGGCATGGTTAAGATCGCGCCAATTACAACTATAATGTTTGGCGCGGCTGTTTGCTCACTAGTTGGTGTTCCAGCATTTGCTATATTTGTTAGTGAGTATAACGTCTTTGTCGGAGCTATCACAAGCGGTCAATATATCGCAGTTGTGCTATTTGCTATTGCACTTGCAGTTATTTTCATAGCTGACTTTGCACACTTTAATATGGCAAGCTTTGGCGAGCCAAAAGGTGTGGTTGTTCATAATAAAGAGATGAGTTTGTTAGAGAATTTACCTCTTATAGCACTTTGTGCCCTTATCATAATCTTTGGCGTATGGCACGTAGATAGCTTTTATACGCTAGTAGATAACGGTGTTAATATAATGATGGGAGCTTTAAAATGA
- the hyfE gene encoding hydrogenase 4 membrane subunit encodes MQTLDILAICMIVTSLAVFGLRSLKLSIIAYAIETLLLVSIFFLLSEKFNAEQLKTWAIIAFFTKVLLVPGILFWLIKKLGVVSEDEPVGGFFVSPVIAMGFSLALSMSIHPIFLKFSLIKEEIMLIAAGTVFMMGIFGFMLRNSFIKQILAYCLFENGIHLSLALMAYNSHELVELGILTDAIFAVIIMSVLAIRFYKAYDSLDTSKASNLRG; translated from the coding sequence ATGCAAACACTTGATATTTTAGCCATTTGCATGATCGTAACTTCGCTTGCGGTTTTTGGTCTTAGAAGCTTGAAACTCTCAATCATCGCTTATGCGATTGAGACACTACTTTTAGTTAGTATATTTTTCTTGTTATCTGAGAAATTTAACGCCGAGCAGCTCAAAACTTGGGCGATCATTGCATTTTTTACCAAAGTTTTGCTTGTGCCAGGAATTTTATTCTGGCTTATCAAAAAACTTGGCGTAGTTAGCGAAGATGAGCCAGTTGGTGGATTTTTTGTAAGTCCTGTTATTGCTATGGGATTTTCTCTAGCTCTTTCAATGAGTATCCACCCTATATTTTTAAAATTCTCTCTTATCAAAGAAGAGATCATGCTAATAGCAGCTGGAACGGTCTTTATGATGGGAATTTTTGGCTTCATGCTAAGAAATTCATTTATAAAACAAATTCTAGCTTACTGCTTGTTTGAAAACGGTATCCACCTAAGCCTTGCTCTAATGGCTTATAACTCACATGAGTTAGTCGAGCTTGGAATTTTAACAGATGCGATATTTGCCGTTATTATCATGAGCGTCTTAGCGATTAGATTTTATAAAGCTTATGATAGCTTAGATACTTCTAAAGCTTCAAATTTAAGGGGTTAG
- a CDS encoding respiratory chain complex I subunit 1 family protein, whose translation MQTILLMIFQVVVIVLVAPLFDGMARKLRARLQSKQGSDFFQTYRDIIKLFRRGRTVPECSHWVFRWAPFFLFATSAAVLAAIPITYSKDTVFGAYSDIFVILYLGALLRFVFGAASMDSGNPFAATGGGREQMLGVYVEPVMIMCLIVVMLAAKTSNLIEIQEMVKTGVIGYQIPSFAVASIAFLWCMYVETGRKPFDVAEAEQELQEGLLGEYAGSDLGLVQASLILKQFAMIGLFLTIFEPWNFSNPFLAIIVFVIKTGVFYVAAVFIDNFGPRFKMTSSLRKNALGALAISFVALTLYVVGV comes from the coding sequence ATGCAAACTATACTTTTAATGATATTTCAAGTAGTCGTTATCGTTTTGGTAGCTCCTTTGTTTGATGGTATGGCAAGAAAACTAAGAGCTAGACTTCAATCAAAACAAGGTAGCGATTTCTTTCAAACATATCGCGATATTATAAAACTCTTTAGAAGAGGAAGAACTGTGCCTGAGTGCTCACACTGGGTATTTAGATGGGCTCCATTTTTCCTTTTTGCAACTTCAGCTGCAGTGCTAGCTGCTATACCTATAACATATAGCAAAGATACTGTTTTTGGAGCATATTCAGATATATTTGTGATCCTCTATCTTGGCGCATTGCTTAGATTTGTATTTGGTGCAGCTTCAATGGATAGCGGCAACCCATTTGCAGCAACAGGCGGCGGCAGGGAGCAAATGCTGGGTGTATATGTTGAGCCAGTTATGATCATGTGCCTAATCGTAGTTATGCTTGCAGCTAAAACATCAAATTTAATTGAGATCCAAGAGATGGTAAAAACTGGCGTTATAGGATATCAAATCCCAAGTTTTGCCGTAGCTTCTATCGCATTTTTATGGTGCATGTATGTTGAAACTGGTAGAAAACCATTTGACGTAGCTGAAGCTGAGCAAGAGCTTCAAGAAGGCTTGCTTGGCGAGTATGCAGGTAGCGACCTTGGTTTGGTTCAAGCATCACTTATATTAAAACAGTTTGCTATGATCGGACTTTTCCTAACTATATTTGAGCCATGGAATTTTAGCAATCCTTTCTTAGCTATTATCGTTTTTGTGATAAAAACTGGAGTATTTTACGTAGCGGCTGTCTTTATAGACAACTTTGGACCACGCTTTAAAATGACTTCATCTTTACGCAAAAATGCACTTGGTGCACTTGCTATCTCGTTTGTTGCACTAACACTTTATGTAGTAGGAGTGTGA
- a CDS encoding proton-conducting transporter membrane subunit: MTTVYMLFLVSAVVSILLYCAPKAAVKVGFGLSALSCFYAMCHFVANMGVSDSFALMDGFLYSPKFALNPLGNFFSFVVVFIGFASSVYGMSYAEEYIKKANVGVFACLFNTFILSMLLVISADNVFCFVVLWELMTLISSFLIIVNDGKNTLKAVMVYLGIAQIGAFCITCGLLITAYYAGSFDFSAFMGVKMPFGASAAVFALFLVGFGSKAGMWPFHVWLPQAHPAAPSNVSALMSGVMIKVALFTLVKFTLYLPLSTYFGLTILALGAASSLFGVLYALCQHDFKALLAYHSVENIGIILLGLGTGIYGVAAGNLTLAAVGFLAGCYHVVNHAIFKGLLFLCAGSVIHATHTQNMDILGGLAKKMPWTSLGMFIGIMGIAALPPVNGFVSEWFTYQGMLQGAMGEGTLVRYAFTLGVVALALTGVLVGMHLKLYAVIFAGTPRDQKIWENAKESPIGMVLGMIILMIGCVGFGLGANYIVDYIMQAVNSIAISDYKASLGAINVTSPIGSMISTPLIALVLCATMILPFIILAVMKANRDKPRETDPWACGFKYSSRMQMTGGPFTGDLRKIMQWLFRADKKIVTRNYFDAVEYHNHPKDIWWGMFYEPVIKWCMKFADKLGIVQSGYTNIYTLYILIYLCAILAVGYFLV; this comes from the coding sequence ATGACTACGGTTTATATGCTATTTCTTGTAAGTGCCGTCGTTAGCATCTTGCTTTATTGTGCTCCAAAGGCCGCTGTAAAGGTTGGTTTTGGTCTAAGCGCTTTAAGCTGTTTTTACGCGATGTGTCACTTTGTTGCAAATATGGGAGTAAGCGATAGCTTTGCTCTTATGGATGGCTTTTTGTACTCGCCAAAATTTGCGCTAAATCCACTTGGAAATTTCTTTAGCTTTGTCGTTGTTTTCATTGGATTTGCAAGTAGCGTTTATGGTATGAGCTACGCTGAAGAGTACATCAAAAAAGCAAATGTTGGCGTGTTTGCATGTTTGTTTAATACATTTATACTCTCAATGCTTCTAGTAATTAGCGCTGATAATGTATTTTGCTTTGTTGTTTTATGGGAGCTTATGACTCTTATCTCATCATTTCTTATCATTGTCAATGACGGTAAAAATACACTTAAAGCGGTTATGGTATATCTTGGCATCGCACAAATCGGTGCATTTTGTATAACCTGTGGTTTGCTTATCACAGCCTACTATGCAGGAAGCTTTGACTTTAGCGCATTTATGGGTGTTAAGATGCCATTTGGCGCTTCTGCTGCTGTATTTGCATTATTTTTGGTCGGCTTTGGCAGTAAAGCTGGTATGTGGCCATTTCACGTTTGGCTTCCACAAGCTCACCCAGCAGCACCATCAAATGTTTCAGCCCTTATGTCAGGCGTTATGATCAAAGTTGCTCTATTTACACTAGTTAAATTTACACTTTACTTACCACTTAGTACATATTTTGGCCTTACAATACTCGCTCTTGGTGCAGCTAGCTCACTATTTGGTGTTTTATACGCTCTTTGCCAACACGACTTTAAAGCCTTGCTTGCTTATCACTCAGTTGAGAACATAGGCATCATCTTGCTAGGTCTTGGTACTGGCATTTACGGCGTTGCAGCTGGAAATTTAACACTAGCAGCAGTAGGTTTTCTAGCAGGTTGCTACCACGTAGTTAACCATGCTATATTTAAAGGTCTGCTTTTCCTTTGCGCTGGTTCGGTTATCCACGCTACTCACACACAAAATATGGACATCCTTGGCGGTCTTGCTAAAAAAATGCCATGGACAAGCCTTGGTATGTTTATAGGTATCATGGGTATAGCAGCTTTGCCTCCAGTAAATGGCTTTGTTTCAGAGTGGTTTACATATCAAGGTATGCTTCAAGGCGCGATGGGCGAGGGAACATTAGTTAGATATGCATTTACACTTGGTGTCGTAGCTCTTGCGCTAACAGGCGTTTTGGTCGGCATGCACCTCAAACTTTACGCTGTTATCTTTGCAGGTACTCCAAGAGATCAAAAAATTTGGGAAAATGCTAAAGAGAGTCCAATAGGCATGGTTCTTGGTATGATCATCTTAATGATAGGCTGCGTTGGCTTTGGCCTTGGCGCAAACTACATAGTTGATTACATCATGCAAGCTGTAAATTCTATCGCTATAAGCGACTATAAAGCTAGCCTTGGTGCTATAAATGTAACTTCACCTATAGGCAGTATGATCTCAACTCCGCTTATCGCTTTAGTTTTATGTGCGACTATGATTTTGCCATTTATCATCCTTGCTGTTATGAAAGCAAATAGAGATAAACCACGCGAGACTGATCCTTGGGCATGCGGCTTTAAATATAGCTCACGTATGCAAATGACAGGTGGTCCATTTACAGGCGATCTTAGAAAGATCATGCAATGGCTATTTAGAGCTGATAAAAAGATCGTTACTAGAAATTATTTTGACGCGGTTGAATATCACAACCATCCAAAAGATATCTGGTGGGGAATGTTTTATGAGCCAGTCATCAAATGGTGTATGAAATTTGCCGATAAACTAGGCATCGTTCAAAGCGGATACACAAACATCTATACGCTTTATATCCTAATTTATCTTTGTGCCATACTTGCTGTGGGCTACTTTTTAGTTTAG
- a CDS encoding 4Fe-4S dicluster domain-containing protein: protein MKKHKFVIADYKRCIGCATCMAACFKSAYERGKLSRARLSVLREATGVMPTQCRQCDDGPCANVCPTGALRFNDNCIELHEEICIGCKMCTIACPYGAISSSAELMPSVNYAVEPKYNLEIESQSGAKNIAVKCDMCFGRENGPACVDVCPTSALVMIDPEEGKHKLGKRIDYEAANKFATKILNGQGA, encoded by the coding sequence ATGAAAAAACATAAATTTGTGATTGCCGATTATAAACGCTGTATAGGATGTGCAACCTGCATGGCTGCATGTTTTAAGAGCGCTTATGAACGCGGCAAGCTGTCACGTGCAAGGCTAAGTGTGCTAAGAGAAGCTACTGGCGTTATGCCAACTCAGTGCAGACAATGCGACGATGGTCCTTGTGCGAATGTGTGTCCAACTGGGGCATTGCGATTTAATGATAATTGCATCGAGCTTCATGAGGAAATTTGTATAGGCTGTAAGATGTGCACGATCGCTTGTCCTTACGGTGCGATAAGCTCAAGTGCAGAGCTTATGCCTTCAGTAAATTACGCTGTCGAGCCAAAGTATAACCTTGAGATAGAGTCACAATCAGGTGCAAAAAATATCGCTGTTAAATGCGATATGTGCTTTGGTCGTGAGAACGGACCAGCTTGTGTTGATGTCTGTCCAACGAGTGCTCTTGTTATGATTGATCCAGAAGAGGGCAAACATAAACTTGGCAAGAGGATAGACTATGAAGCAGCGAATAAATTTGCTACTAAAATTTTAAATGGACAAGGAGCATAA
- a CDS encoding MBL fold metallo-hydrolase has protein sequence MGIFIVIVLLIVAVFLFMKFAPVFGGVPDAKSQKLIEASPNFNGKVFINLEPTIDMVKNNPQASMLNFVRQALFPPKGKLPTKPLPNLKFDAKALKNGEFIWLGHVSLICKLDDKTIITDPVLHRAFPLPIGGKPFIYEHAITASDYPDVIDIALISHDHYDHLDHKTILELKDRICKFLVPLGVKAHLVKWGVDEDKIYEFDWFGEQKIGNLNFTFCPSRHFSGRTFKRNATLWGGWAVEEAGFSFYFSGDGGYGKHFKMINEKFGAFDLVFIENGAYGDGWSYVHMRPEESAQALKDLGARLGVPVHWGKFDLSYHAWDEPIKRFEKAATKLELNYATPMIGEVFTAQNQPRKKWWEKI, from the coding sequence ATGGGAATTTTTATAGTTATAGTTTTGCTTATTGTCGCAGTGTTTCTTTTTATGAAATTTGCCCCAGTTTTTGGTGGCGTGCCAGACGCCAAGAGCCAAAAGCTCATAGAAGCTTCGCCAAATTTTAACGGCAAAGTTTTTATAAATTTAGAGCCCACTATTGATATGGTAAAGAATAATCCGCAAGCGTCTATGCTAAATTTTGTCCGTCAAGCACTCTTCCCACCAAAAGGCAAGCTACCAACTAAGCCTTTGCCAAATTTAAAATTTGATGCAAAAGCCCTCAAAAACGGCGAGTTTATCTGGCTTGGGCACGTTAGCCTCATCTGCAAGCTTGATGACAAAACTATCATCACTGACCCAGTTTTGCACCGAGCATTTCCACTACCAATTGGCGGTAAGCCCTTTATCTACGAGCATGCTATCACCGCTAGTGACTACCCAGATGTGATCGACATCGCCCTCATCTCGCACGATCACTACGATCATCTTGATCATAAAACGATACTCGAGCTAAAAGATAGAATTTGCAAATTTCTAGTGCCACTTGGCGTAAAAGCTCACCTTGTAAAATGGGGCGTTGATGAAGACAAAATTTATGAGTTTGACTGGTTTGGTGAGCAAAAAATAGGAAATTTAAACTTCACGTTTTGTCCTTCAAGGCACTTTAGCGGGCGCACATTTAAAAGAAACGCGACACTTTGGGGTGGCTGGGCGGTTGAAGAGGCTGGCTTTAGCTTTTATTTTAGCGGAGATGGCGGATACGGCAAGCATTTTAAGATGATAAATGAGAAATTTGGCGCCTTTGATCTAGTTTTTATCGAAAATGGTGCTTATGGCGATGGCTGGTCTTACGTGCATATGAGGCCAGAGGAGTCAGCGCAAGCACTAAAAGATCTTGGTGCAAGGCTTGGCGTGCCGGTGCACTGGGGCAAATTTGATCTATCTTATCATGCTTGGGATGAGCCGATCAAGCGTTTTGAAAAGGCAGCGACAAAACTTGAGCTAAACTACGCAACGCCAATGATCGGAGAAGTTTTCACCGCACAAAATCAGCCTAGGAAAAAGTGGTGGGAGAAAATTTAG
- a CDS encoding c-type cytochrome, with protein sequence MKELKIFAIVVILSGVLYWGIEPYAHTKLHPHTANAEYNFSKEDTDYAKHFLEQKKAALETAKASGNKASIDAATKDVEVAQKILDDYTAFWNDINSIDLTKGDATKGADTFVAAGCTGCHGIEAAGMPAGMDAETASQSFGVVPPDLSTAGKIYDDKFLAALIKNPNMALKLTHKFNDEHPFPMTAFMGAGGDINAETADIVAYLKKVSADYEKANNKITEEKVFADACQRCHDMKYDKKYAFSNKVSLAAYMGSNPPDLSMMIRSKGDEYLHKFINDTQKMLPGTAMPRVGLNKAAEDDVVAYIQKVGDKKKAERESTGLYVMIYFFILGIFAWLWKRKVWSELH encoded by the coding sequence ATGAAAGAGCTTAAAATTTTTGCCATTGTTGTTATTCTTTCAGGTGTTTTATATTGGGGTATCGAGCCTTATGCTCACACAAAGCTTCACCCTCATACTGCAAATGCTGAGTATAACTTCTCAAAAGAAGATACTGACTATGCAAAGCACTTTTTAGAGCAAAAAAAGGCAGCTCTTGAGACTGCTAAGGCTAGTGGAAATAAGGCAAGCATAGATGCGGCTACAAAAGATGTAGAAGTAGCACAAAAAATTCTTGATGACTATACAGCATTTTGGAATGACATTAACTCTATCGACCTTACAAAAGGTGACGCTACAAAGGGTGCTGATACTTTTGTAGCAGCTGGATGTACAGGATGCCACGGTATAGAGGCAGCAGGTATGCCAGCTGGTATGGATGCTGAGACAGCTAGTCAAAGCTTTGGTGTAGTGCCACCAGATCTTAGTACCGCTGGTAAAATTTATGATGATAAATTCTTGGCTGCACTCATTAAAAATCCAAATATGGCTTTAAAGCTAACTCATAAATTTAACGACGAGCATCCATTTCCGATGACCGCATTTATGGGTGCTGGTGGTGATATAAATGCTGAGACTGCCGATATAGTAGCTTATTTGAAAAAGGTATCTGCTGATTATGAAAAGGCAAATAATAAGATCACTGAAGAAAAGGTTTTCGCTGATGCATGTCAAAGATGTCATGATATGAAATATGACAAAAAATATGCATTTAGCAATAAAGTAAGCCTTGCTGCTTATATGGGCTCAAATCCACCTGATCTATCTATGATGATCCGTTCAAAAGGTGATGAGTATTTACATAAATTTATAAACGATACTCAAAAGATGCTACCAGGTACTGCAATGCCAAGAGTTGGCTTAAATAAAGCTGCTGAAGACGACGTGGTAGCTTATATCCAAAAAGTAGGCGACAAGAAGAAGGCTGAGCGCGAGAGCACAGGGCTTTATGTCATGATCTACTTCTTTATATTAGGAATTTTTGCTTGGCTTTGGAAACGCAAAGTTTGGAGCGAACTACACTAA